Proteins from a genomic interval of Cuculus canorus isolate bCucCan1 chromosome 19, bCucCan1.pri, whole genome shotgun sequence:
- the PRRC2B gene encoding protein PRRC2B isoform X5 has protein sequence MSDRLGQITKGKDGKSKYSTLSLFDKYKGKSIEAIRTTVIPRHGLQSLGKVATARRMPPPANLPSLKSENKGNDPNIIIVPKDGTGWANKQDQPDQKSSSATAAQLQELLPQQGLQKSVSNLQKPTQSISQESTNSVPGGPKSWAQLNGKPAGQEGGSRASSRLLSFSPEEFPTLKAAGEQDKVGKEKGALDPSYGPGPSLRPQNVTSWREGGGRNITSATSLTASPAELGSKTSSTGDGAPSSVSASDPKEPSLRPTQPIRKGASQFMGNVYQPPTYHDMLPAFMCPQQPSETPASLDRGSLPVPQLRLEPRVPFRQYQMNDQDGKENRLNLSRPTRPVRQQLERPPRPTIINAENLKGLDELDTDADDGWAGIHDEVDYSEKLKFSEDEEEEETLKDGRQKWNSWDPRRQRQLSLSSADSADVKHASEEGKTWSDSVGLSRPVRKVQDSQQPPRKLNGWSSASEYQKPTQGSVLRQQSVEDKEEKVPLRQKFVHSEISEAVERARRRREEEERRAREERLAACAAKLKQLDQKCKLAQKNGETQKHTENEDVRPPSTEKNAVQENGHAFQRAAPEFHTPDVSVGYLEEETPVPAAAAQTGSEEELREAPSPAQEFNKYQKSLPPRFQRQQQQQQQEQLYKMQHWQPQQVYPPPSHSHPQRTFYPPHPQMLGFDPRWMMMPSYMDPRMAQSRTPVDFYPSALHPSGIMKPMIQQDTIGGSSCRSEDQNCQAGQVERKTVPLDSVPVWGQESYTSLQNKGYSLSHQKQSDAVEGVHARNDSYSASAGRLESLSIQRDLFEERGEEYLNGFDKKAQADFDSCLSSQRMGQDLLFQHQETVQETCPAGNRHANLRCSPLEPDFIQAEKKPEYNGWDISHHKKPAETAVEVAEEAPRDEQTFSADPWKKEGANNKQPTEESTEWAPDNRNAGGQHQEQMGRTRRSGPIKKPVLKALKVEEKEKEMEKVKLEGEDTSRPLKEKVAVQKVENESDDSAALLNSTRYLLDGKGSSQATLAREAEKSQEEEEEEEEEEKPERTWENKLPRESSDLPPTKRNNWIFIDEEQAFGGRGQGRGRGRGFREFTFRGRGTVVGSRGVYNNQRSSRGRGLREFSQPEDFPRGKPRRRIASETHSEGSEYEELPKRRRQRGSENSNEGSLLDREDSDLKKGDFKESWRSNKIYSDDHTSLDPKMRAPRAFGRSLPPRLSNSGYGRRGFMGKEPTQWQGRSGGGGWQEYSHTSPSDTFGSRQQSDRDYIQDSYKHVDSFSSRVFDENHLDDKRHFFQEDYSADQENIENRPFRRRRPPRQDKPPRFRRLRQERESVGQWNPEEGGPNLLPSQWPGRPKLTTMEKSSISGRRSPELSYQNSSDHANEEWETASESSDFSERRERRDGVSENEGQLESGLGSGSLGEKRELAKRSFSSQRPLVDRQSRKAEPAGFVEQSVRTGVGAASRYESQQNGTLIKSKRSPEEGGSLGNTSGGSSHSIYSLDRASHANSESAEGQGKKPEKEPKSTIQRTSEKGEALSQFELSYGSTIIDNRVSNTAEESEVGSMAGEGFIEVLTKKQRRLLEEERRKKEQAAQAPAKARVLQSRIPPRFAKKQNSLCLEQSDVTVSGNSLGTEIWESNSPALSVQSPGSDSWSKPVNTFNGTESSAAEDSDFSLPPGSASGAAANPVTKLQDALASNAGLAQSIPILRRDHHLQRCIGLNPMSFPTADLTLKMESARKAWENSPSLPEQNSPGGSGSGIQPPSSVGASNGVSYSSFGGVSMPPMPVASVAPSASIPGNHIPPLYLDGHVFASQPRLVPQTIPQQQSYQQAAAAQQIPISLHTSLQAQAQLGLRGGLPVSQSQEMYSSIQPFRSQVYMHPSLSQPSTMVLTGGTALKPPYSAFPGMQPLEVVKTQSGPPYQPMNGSQTLVYEGQINQAAGMGASQMMDSQLTQLTMPVPGSQLPLPRYGSGQQPLILPQSIQLPQGQNLPIGAPRRILPPGSQPSVLAPSRESSQMEMKGFHFSDGKQNMSSGGSIPSPHTYRIYSMNIVDSSISRPSSASPSGKPSGPAVSMGSVQGHYVQQAKQRVDENKANLGAVKLQETASTNQMKPVRTGAIKPQAVKVEESKA, from the exons TTATTCCTAGACATGGCTTACAGAGTCTTGGGAAAGTTGCTACTGCCCGGCGCATGCCACCTCCTGCAAACTTGCCTAGCTTGAAGTCTGAGAACAAAGGAAACGACCCCAACATCATTATAGTACCCAAGGACGGTACAGGATGGGCAAACAAGCAGGATCAGCCAGACCAAAAGAG TTCCAGTGCGACGGCTGCACAGCTGCAGGAGTTGCTGCCGCAGCAGGGTTTGCAGAAATCTGTCTCCAATTTACAGAAGCCGACACAGTCAATCAGTCAGGAG agtacAAATTCAGTGCCAGGTGGACCAAAGTCATGGGCACAGCTGAATGGAAAGCCAGCAGGACAAGAAGGTG GTTCAAGGGCCTCAAGCCGACTGTTATCCTTCTCTCCCGAGGAATTTCCGACGCTGAAAGCAGCTGGCGAGCAGGACAAGGTTGGCAAAGAAAAGGGCGCCTTAGATCCGTCGTATGGGCCAGGACCAAGCCTCCGCCCCCAGA ATGTCACCAGTTGGAGGGAGGGCGGTGGGAGGAACATCACCTCTGCCACATCTCTGACCGCCTCCCCTGCTGAGCTGGGCAGCAAGACCTCCAGCACCGGAGACGGAGCCCCCTCCTCAGTGAGTGCCAGTGATCCGAAGGAGCCGTCTCTCCGCCCAACTCAACCTATCCGCAAAGGGGCTTCGCAGTTCATGGGAAATGTCTACCAACCACCTACATACCATGACATGCTACCTGCTTTC ATGTGTCCGCAACAGCCGTCTGAGACCCCTGCATCGCTGGACCGAGGGTCTTTACCCGTTCCTCAGCTTCGGCTTGAGCCGCGGGTACCTTTCAGACAATACCAGATGAATGATCAAGATGG AAAAGAGAACAGACTTAACCTGTCTCGCCCAACACGTCCAGTTCGACAGCAGCTAGAGAGACCACCTCGGCCCACCATTATCAATGCAGAGAATCTAAAGGGGCTGGATGAACTAGACACCGATGCAGATGACGGATGGGCAG GCATTCATGATGAAGTGGATTACTCTGAGAAATTAAAGTTTAgtgaagatgaggaagaggaagaaactcTTAAAGATGGACGACAGAAGTG GAACAGCTGGGATCCCAGAAGGCAGCGACAGTTGTCCCTGAGCTCCGCAGACAGTGCAGATGTCAAACACGcctcagaggaaggaaaaacttgGAGTGACTCAGTTGGCTTGTCCCGGCCTGTCCGGAAAGTGCAGGATTCACAGCAGCCTCCAAGGAAGCTGAATGGCTGGAGCTCTGCATCTGAATACCAG AAGCCGACACAGGGAAGTGTTCTCAGACAGCAGTCCGTGgaggataaagaagaaaaggtgcCACTGAGACAGAAATTTGTGCACTCTGAGATCTCGGAGGCTGTTGAAAGAGCCAGGAGGCgacgggaggaggaggagcggcGAGCCAGGGAGGAGCGTctggcagcctgtgctgcaaAGCTGAAGCAACTTGATCAGAAATGCAAACTGGCTCAGAAAAATGGGGAGACccagaaacacacagagaatgAAGACGTGCGACCCCCAAGCACAGAGAAGAATGCTGTGCAAGAGAACGGTCATGCTTTCCAGAGAG cagcccCTGAGTTTCACACCCCAGATGTCTCTGTTGGCTATCTGGAAGAGGAGACTCCTGTCCCAGCGGCAGCAGCCCAGACAGGCAGTGAGGAGGAGCTCAGAGAagctccctccccagcacaagAATTCAACAAATACCAGAAGTCTCTTCCCCCACGAttccagaggcagcagcagcaacagcagcag GAGCAACTGTACAAGATGCAGCACTGGCAGCCACAGCAAGTCTATCCTCCCCCATCACATTCCCATCCCCAACGGACATTCTACCCACCACACCCTCAGATGCTTGGCTTTGATCCTCGCTGGATGATGATGCCCTCTTATATGGACCCTCGCATGGCCCAGAGCCGCACCCCCGTGGATTTCTACCCTTCAGCCCTTCACCCTTCAG GAATTATGAAGCCTATGATTCAGCAGGACACCATCGGTGGGAGCAGCTGTCGGTCTGAAGATCAGAACTGTCAGGCAGGGcaagtggaaaggaaaactgttcCCTTGGATTCTGTACCAGTGTGGGGCCAGGAGAGCTACACATCTCTGCAAAACAAAGGGTACTCCCTGTCCCACCAGAAACAGTCTGATGCTGTGGAGGGAGTGCATGCCAG GAATGACAGTTACTCTGCTTCTGCTGGAAGGCTGGAGAGTCTGAGCATCCAGCGAGATCTCTttgaggagagaggggaggagtACTTGAATGGTTTTGACAAGAAAGCCCAAGCAGACTTTGACAGCTGCCTGTCTTCTCAGAGGATGGGCCAAGATCTCTTGTTTCAGCATCAGGAGACAGTGCAGGAAACCTGTCCTGCTGGCAACCGCCATGCAAACTTGAGATGTTCACCCCTAGAACCTGATTTTATCCAAGCGGAGAAGAAGCCTGAATATAATGGCTGGGATATCAGCCACCATAAGAAACCTGCAGAGACTGCAGTGGAAGTTGCCGAAGAAGCACCCAGGGATGAGCAAACATTCAGTGCTGACCcatggaagaaagaaggagcTAACAACAAACAGCCCACGGAAGAATCAACAGAGTGGGCTCCAGACAACCGGAACGCCGGTGGTCAGCACCAGGAGCAGATGGGGAGGACACGCCGATCAGGCCCAATTAAAAAACCAGTCCTGAAAGCCCTAAAggtggaagagaaggagaaggagatggagaaggttAAACTGGAGGGAGAGGACACCTCACGCCCGCTGAAGGAGAAAGTGGCTGTTCAGAAAGTGGAAAATGAGTCAGATGATTCTGCAGCCTTACTGAACTCTACACGTTACCTGCTGGATGGCAAAGGTTCTTCCCAAGCCACACTTGCCCGAGAAGCCGAGAAATCccaagaggaagaggaggaagaagaggaggaagagaagccaGAAAGAACCTGGGAGAACAAACTACCTAGAGAGTCCAGTGATCTCCCTCctacaaaaagaaacaactggATCTTCATTGATGAGGAACAAGCCTTTGGTGGGAGAGGTCAAGGGCGTGGGCGAGGGAGAGGCTTCAGGGAGTTCACTTTCAGAGGCCGAGGCACTGTTGTGGGCAGCCGGGGAGTCTATAACAACCAGCGGAGCAGCCGAGGGCGAGGGCTTCGGGAGTTCAGCCAGCCAGAGGACTTCCCCAGAGGCAAGCCAAGGCGCCGGATTGCAAGTGAGACACACAGTGAAGGGTCAGAATACGAGGAGCTCCCCAAGCGTCGCCGGCAGAGGGGCTCAGAAAACAGCAATGAAGGCTCTTTGCTGGATAGGGAGGACAGTGATTTGAAAAAGGGAGATTTCAAAGAGTCCTGGAGGTCCAACAAAATCTATTCAGATGATCACACTAGTCTGGATCCTAAGATGAGGGCTCCGAGAGCTTTTGGGAGATCACTGCCGCCAAGACTGAGCAACTCTGGCTATGGGAGAAGGGGTTTCATGGGTAAGGAGCCCACCCAGTGGCAAGGCAGGAGTGGGGGAGGAGGGTGGCAGGAGTACAGCCACACTTCTCCATCCGACACTTTTGGGAGCAGGCAGCAGTCCGACAGGGACTACATTCAGGATTCTTATAAACATGTGGATTCCTTCTCCAGCCGTGTTTTTGATGAGAATCATCTGGATGACAAAAGGCACTTTTTCCAGGAGGATTACTCAGCGGATCAGGAGAACATAGAGAACAGGCCATTCAGGAGGCGGCGTCCTCCCCGCCAAGACAAGCCCCCACGATTCAGGCGCCTCAGGCAAGAGAGGGAATCGGTTGGCCAGTGGAACCCTGAGGAGGGAGGCCCCAACCTGCTGCCCAGCCAGTGGCCTGGAAGGCCCAAGCTGACCACcatggagaagagcagcatCTCTGGCAGACGATCTCCTGAGCTGTCGTACCAGAACTCATCAGACCATGCCAACGAGGAGTGGGAGACAGCATCTGAAAGCAGTGACTTCAGCGAGCGGCGGGAGAGGCGAGATGGAGTTTCAGAGAATGAAGGCCAGCTGGAAAGTGGCCTCGGGAGTGGGAGCttgggagagaagagggagctaGCAAAGCGGAGCTTCTCAAGCCAAAGGCCACTTGTTGACAGGCAGAGCCGCAAGGCCGAGCCAGCAGGGTTTGTCGAGCAGTCTGTCAGGACTGGTGTAGGAGCAGCTTCCAGATACGAGAGCCAGCAGAATGGGACACTGATAAAAAGCAAAAG ATCTCCAGAAGAAGGAGGGAGTCTTGGCAACACCAGTGGTGGGAGCAGCCATTCCATTTACAGCTTGGATAGGGCTTCCCATGCCAACTCAGAAAGTGCTGAGGGGCAGGGTAAAAAGCCAGAGAAGGAGCCCAAATCCACCATACAAAGAACAAGCGAGAAGGGAGAGGCCTTGTCACAGTTTGAACTGAGTTATGGAA GTACCATCATCGATAACAGAGTGTCGAATACAGCAGAGGAGAGTGAAGTAGGTTCTATGGCAGGTGAAGGCTTTATTGAGGTTCTTACTAAAAAGCAGCGTCGTTTGCTGGAAGAGGAGCGAAGGAAGaaggaacaggctgctcag GCACCAGCTAAGGCCCGCGTCCTTCAGTCTCGCATTCCTCCTCGATTTGCTAAGAAGCAGAACAGCTTGTGCTTGGAGCAAAGCGATGTAACGGTGTCTGGAAACAGCCTGGGCACAGAGATCTGGGAGAGCAACAGCCCAG ctctttcCGTTCAGTCTCCTGGCAGTGATTCCTGGAGCAAGCCTGTAAATACCTTTAATGGTACTGAATCCAGCGCCGCTGAG gaCTCTGACTTCAGCTTGCCACCTGGTTCTGCCTCTGGTGCTGCAGCAAACCCTGTCACCAAATTGCAGGATGCCTTGGCCAGTAAt GCAGGGTTAGCGCAGTCCATTCCCATTCTGAGAAGAGATCACCACCTCCAGCGGTGCATCGGCCTGAACCCAATGTCCTTCCCCACTGCAGACCTTACACTTAAG ATGGAGTCTGCTCGTAAAGCTTGGGAAAACTCTCCTAGTTTACCAGAACAGAACTCCCCAGGAGGCTCAGGCTCAGGCATCCAGCCTCCTTCCAGTGTTGGAGCTTCCAATGGTGTCAGCTACAGCTCTTTTGGTGGAGTTTCTATGCCTCCTATGCCTGTGGCGTCTGTAGCACCTTCTGCATCTATTCCAG GTAACCATATTCCACCCTTGTATCTGGATGGCCACGTGTTTGCAAGTCAGCCCCGCCTGGTCCCTCAGACGATACCTCAGCAGCAAAGCTACCAACAG gctgctgctgctcagcagatTCCCATTTCCCTCCACACTTCCTTACAGGCCCAAGCTCAGCTTGGGCTGAGGGGTGGTCTGCCTGTTTCCCAGTCCCAGGAGATGTACAGCTCCATACAGCCCTTCAG gtcTCAGGTGTATATGCACCCCAGTCTgtctcagcccagcaccatGGTCCTGACAGGAGGCACTGCTCTGAAGCCTCCGTATTCCGCCTTCCCAGGCATGCAGCCCTTGGAGGTGGTGAAAACTCAGTCTGGGCCCCCCTATCAGCCCATGAATGGAAGCCAGACACTGGTTTATGAAGGCCAGATAAACCAGGCGGCTGGTATGGGAGCTTCCCAGATGATGGACTCTCAGCTTACGCAG CTAACAATGCCTGTGCCTGGCTCCCAGCTTCCTCTGCCTCGCTATGGTTCTGGCCAGCAGCCGCTGATTCTACCACAGTCCATCCAGCTTCCTCAGGGGCAGAACCTGCCCATAGGAGCCCCTCGAAGAATCCTCCCTCCTGGATCTCAGCCTTCTGTTCTTGCTCCCAGCAGGGAG TCCTCCCAAATGGAAATGAAAGGGTTTCATTTCTCCGATGGTAAACAGAATATGTCCTCTGGAGGGTCTATACCATCACCACACACATACAG AATTTACTCCATGAATATTGTCGACTCTTCGATTTCCAGGCCTAGCTCTGCCAGCCCAAGCGGGAAGCCCTCGGGACCAGCAGTTAGTATGGGCTCTGTGCAAGGACACTACGTCCAACAG GCAAAACAGCGGGTGGATGAAAATAAAGCCAACCTGGGAGCAGTAAAGCTGCAAGAAACAGCCTCCACAAACCAGATGAAGCCAGTGCGCACAGGAGCGATCAAACCTCAGGCAGTCAAAGTGGAGGAAAGCAAGGCCTAG